From Campylobacter showae:
GATAAGAAAAAAGACAAGTAGCCTGCTCAAATTTGAGCTTGAACGAGCCAAGGATCAAGAGGGAAGCCCTCTTGATCAAATTTAACAATCTAGCGCTTAGCCCTAGGGCGGTGAAACCGCCGAAGGGGTATATTTGAATTTAGCTTAAATTTAGCCGAATTTATCTTTCAAATTTAGCCTTATTCTACTCCAAAGCCTGCGACAGATCGGCGATGAGGTCGTCTGCGTTTTCTAGGCCGACGCTTATTCTGATTAGCTCTTTTGTTATGCCTGCTTTTATTAGCTCCTCGCTTGAGAGCTGCTGATGCGTAGTGGAGGCCGGGTGCGTGATGAGCGACTTTGAGTCGCCGATATTTACGACGATTTTAAAGAGCTTTACTTTGCCCAGCATCTTTACGGCGCGCTCATAGCTATCGGTTTCAAAGCACATTAGCCCGCTAGCCATACCGTCTTTAAAGTATTTTTGCGCCTTTTCGTGCTCCGAGTCGCTTTTTAGCGTCGGATAAGTTACGCGTTTTACGTATTTGTGCGAGTTTAAAAACTCGGCGATTTTGCGCGCATTTTGCGAGTGTCTCTCGATACGAACGCTCAAAGTCTCAAGCCCCTGGATGAGCTGCCAGGAGTTAAAAGGCGAGATCGTAGCGCCTATATCGCGCACCAAAGCCACCCTCATGCGCAGCGTGTAGATGTCGAATTTATCCGCCATCTGAGCGTAAACTAGCCCGTGATAGCTCTCATCAGGCTCGTTAAAGTGCGCGTATCTGGCGTTACCGACTAGTTTGGCGTTTAAATTTTTGCTAGCTACGACTGCGCCCGCTAGGCTTAGGCCCTGGCCGCAGATATATTTGCTCGCGCTATGCACGACGACGTCTACGCCGTGATTTAGCGGCTGGAAAATGATCGGCGTAGGCACGGTGTTATCTGTGATCGTTACGACGCCGTGCTTGTCCGCGATCTCGACGATCTTTTTAAAATTCGGGATTGCGATTTGCGGATTTGATAGCGTCTCAAAAAATATCGCGCGCGTTTTGTCGTCTATAAAATTTTCAAGATCGTCCGCGCTGTCGCTATCAAACACTCGCGCCTCGATGCCGAAACGCTTAAGCGTGTGCATGAAAAGAACCATCGTCCCGCCGTAAATTTTCTTTGCTACGACGATGTTGTCGCCGACTGCGGCTAAATTTGCGATCGAGTAAAAAATCGCCGCCTGACCGCTGGCTGTCACGATAGAGGCCGAGCCCTCCTCGAGTGCGGCTATACGGCTCTCTAGTACGTCCGTCGTCGGGTTGCCGAGCCTCGTGTAGATGTGGCCCGCAGCTTCTAGCTGAAATCTCGCCGCGGCCATCTCGGCGCTACCGAAATCATAAGCCGTAGTCTGGTAAATCGGCACCGCCATGGCGCCCGGGCCAACCTTGGTATCGTAGCCGTAGTGCGTGGCGATCGTCTCTTTTTGCATTTTTTCTCCTTGTAAAATTTGCGCGCATTATAACCGCTAAAAGTTTAAATTGGTATAATTGGGCTTTTGAAAGGAAAAAATGGCTGAACAAAACGACAAATTTAAGCGCGTAAAATACCTGCGCGGCCTGGAAAAATTCGCCAAAGCCGCGATTAGCGCGCTAAAAAGAGAGGATTTTAACGAGGACGAATTTCGCGCTAGGGTCGGCAAAAATGCCGAAATTTTACGCAAGATCGAGCCGGTTTTTTTAGATAACGCCTACTCGAAGTCTCTTGAAAATTTCGTAAATTTAGTCGTAAAAGGCGGCGAGAGAGGCGAACTGGTGGCCTGCGCCAACGCGCTAGAAAAGCTAAAAAACCAAAAAACGTATAAAAAAGAAAAACATAGAAAAAAATATAAGGACGAAGAGTGAAATGCGTGATATTTGACATGGACGGCACGCTCATAGATAGCGCAAAAGCGATCTGCGAGACGGTAAACGAGGTGCGGCGCGAGCTGGGGCTTGAGGGCGATCTGGCGGCCGAGTTTATCGTAAAGGCCATAAACGAGCCTGGGCGAAATTTGGGGCTTGACTTTTACGGTATCGATAAGCCTGATATGAAACTGCGGGATAACTTTGAAGCTAAATTTAAGAAAAACTACCGCGAATACGCCGCGGCATACGAGGGCGTCGATGGGCTGCTAGCCGGACTAAAAGAGGCCGGGCACTTCGTCGCTCTAGCTAGCAATGCGCCGCGATACACCTTGGATGAAATTTTACAAAGAAGCGGGATATTTAAATTTTTCGATCTCATAGTAGGAGTGGATGAAAACGTACCTCAAAAACCAGATCCGGCGATGTTAAATTTGATACTAAAATCAGGCGAATTTGATAAAGCGATATTTGTCGGAGATAGTAAAAAAGACGAGCTTGCCGCACGCAATGCAGGTATGAAATATATAAACGTTTGTTGGGGTTTCGGTAGCAAAAGCCCGAGCTGCGACAATATCTTTACGGTGGCTGAAGCAGCCCTATACATCGAGAAGTTATAAAAATTTAGCGTATTATAGTACGTATGATTTTAGGTAAGATTTTACAAAAAATAGTATGTATTTTAAGATTTGCGAAAGGTTTTAAAATTTATGGATTATGATATATTTTCTCAAAGTCCGAGAGAAAAATTCTTTGAAATTTTATTTAACGCGAACAAAAATTTAGTCGAAAATGAACTTGAAAAAACCTTTGAAAAATTTATCGCGATGAGCGAATTTTGTGAAAAAAACGGCTTTGACGAAACGGCGCAAAATTCGTTTATTTCTCAAAATCAGACCCTTGTAAATGAGCGGCTAAACGACATTTATATCGGGCTTAGTGGGGATATTTTAAGTCAAAATGAGTAAAATAGCCGTTATATTTTCGTTGTTTTTATCGCTGGCTTTCGGCGCGGTAAATTTCGAGGAAGAGCACCTTTTTGAGCTCAAAAAAGACGAGTGGGCGCGGGTTTTCGTAACCAAAAAGGGCACGGACGAGCGCGAGAGCTTTGATTTTCGTTGGACGCTTTTTGATAACACGAACATCATCGTGCATTCGCGCTACCGAAACTATCCTCGCCAGCTTGTTATGTCGCTAAGGCGCGGCCTTGAGACCTATAAGCAGACTTTGATACCGGACCTTAAGTTTCCGCCTAGCGACCGCGTCGCGCTTTACCTTGTTTTTGAGGATTTTAAGCAAGGCGTAGCGAAGTTTCGCGTGCGGATAAACGACGACGAACAGCGCGTAGATGTTGAGTTTTTGGACCCGCCAAGAAAGCAGAGCGGCGCTCAAAATAGCGCGCAAAACGCCAGATAAAAGCAAAATTTAAGTGAGCATAAATGGAAAAAATCGATCTGATAATGAAAAATTTTATCGCTGAGCTTGGTTACGAGCCTGCAAATGCGATGTTTGCTCGGATAAATTCGGGCAAAAAGCTGCGCTCTAAGCTGCTTTTAAAGATAGCGGGCGAGAGCGAACAGAGTCTCAAAATTTGCGCGATTATCGAGCTTATTCACCTAGCCAGTTTGCTTCACGACGACGTGATCGACGACGCCGACACCAGGCGCGGAAGCCCTAGTATAAACGCGAGCTTCGGCACTAAAAACGCTGTTATGCTAGGCGATATCCTCTATTCGAAGGGCTTTTACGAACTATCTAAATTTCCGCACGAGATCGCGGGCGAGATATCGGGCGCGGTTAGCAAGCTAAGCGTGGGCGAGATGATGGACGTGGATCTCTCGGCTAAATTTAACGAAGACAAATCCGCGTACGAAACGATGATCTACTACAAAACCGCCGTCTTAATCGAGGCTGCCGCCGCGGTCGGAGCGATGCTGGCCGGACTTGACGCGTCTAATTTTAAAATTTACGGTAAAAACCTAGGCCTAGCATTTCAGATAATCGACGATATCCTAGACGTCACGCAAGATGCCGCGACGCTTGGAAAGCCGAATTTTAGCGACTTTAAAGAGGGTAAAACGACGCTGCCTTACATTTATCTTTACGAAAGCTTAAACGAAGCGGACAAAGATAAACTAAAAAGCCTATTTAAAAAGGATCTTAGCGAGTCCGAGCAGGGCTGGGTGAGGGCGAAGATGAACGAAACGGGTGCGATAAAAAAAAGCATAGAAGTGGCTAAAAATTTAGGCGAGCAGGCGATAAAATCGGTAGAGAAATTTAATATAGACGGCTTAGAAAGTATCGTAAAATCAATGATAGATAGGGAATTTTAATGCATTACGCAAGCGTGAGCTTTACGCACAAAAACACCGATATATCCGTGCGCGAAAAGCTCTCTTTTTCTAACATCGAGCGCAAAAACGAAATTTTACGCCTCATTAGCTCCAGCCAAAACATCAACGAATGTATGGTGCTAAGCACCTGCAACCGCGTCGAGATCATCGCTAGCGTAAAGACGGTCGAAGGCGCTAGCAAGCACATCATCGCCTGCATGTCGCTCATCTGCGGCATCCCTTTTGAAGAACTGCAAAGCAGAGCCGACATCTACGAGGATAACGGCGCCGTGCATCATCTCTTTGCCGTTGCTAGTTCGCTAGATAGCCTTGTTATCGGTGAAACGCAGATCGCGGGGCAGCTAAAAGAGGCGTATAAATTTGCCCGAGCTAACGGCAAATGCGGCGCAAAGCTCGGTAGAGCGATGGAGTTTGCCTTTAAGTGCGCGGCGGAGGTGCGAAACAAAACCGAGATCTCCAAAAACCCGATCTCGGTCTCAAGCGTCGCGGTGGCGAAGGCAAAGGAGATTTTTGGCACGCTAAACGGTATGGTAGCCGTGATCGTGGGTGCTGGCGAGATGGCGGAGCTAGCCGCAAAGCACCTAATCGCAAGCGGCGCGCGAACGATAATCGTCAGCAGAAATAAAGAACGAGCTAAAAATTTGGCCCTGACGCTGGGGGATAATAACGAATACGACGCGCTTTCAAACGTAGCGCAGTACATAAATAAATATCAAATCATATTTTCTGCGACCGCCGCGCCGCATCCCGTCTTGATCGACTCTATGGTAGAGCCAAAGGAGTTTAAACGTTATTTTTTCGACATCGCCGTACCGCGCGATATCGCTATCACGGAGAGCGAAAATATCAAAATTTACGCCGTGGACGACCTGCAGGAGATCGTAAATAAAAACCTCGCCCTACGCGAGGAGCAAGCTCAGATCGCATACGGCATCGTCGGGCGAAATACGGCGGCATTTTTCCAAATGCTGCGCGAACTAGCAGTTACGCCGCTAATAAAAGGTATAAGAGAGCAGGCTAAAGAGTGCGCCGAGAGAGAACTCGCAAAAGCCCTAAAAAAGGGCTATCTAAAACATAGCGACAAAGATGAAGCGTACCGCCTCATACATCAGGTTTTTAGGGCGTTTTTGCACGCGCCGACGATAAATTTAAAAAACCTCGCTGGAGCTGCGGGAAGTGAAGCGCAACTAAGAGCCGTCGGGGAAATCTTTAACATCGCGGAGCAAACGCCGCAAGAAGAAAATAACGAATTTGAATGGGAGAACGAATGAAATTTAGCAAACTTTACGCGCCGACGGCAAAAGAAGCGCCAAAAGACGCGAGTCTGGCAAGTCATAAATTTTTGCTCCGAGCGGGCTATGCCGAGCAGGTAGGTAGCGGGCTTTACAACTTTTTGCCGCTTGGCAAACGAGTGCTTGAAAATATAAAAAATATCGTCAAAGAGGAGCTTGACGAGGCGGGCGCGCAGGAGATCTCGATGAGCTTTGTTACCTCCGCCGATCTTTGGCGCGAGAGCGGACGCTTTGACGTCTACGGCAAGGAGCTTTTGCGCTTTA
This genomic window contains:
- a CDS encoding O-acetylhomoserine aminocarboxypropyltransferase/cysteine synthase family protein, whose product is MQKETIATHYGYDTKVGPGAMAVPIYQTTAYDFGSAEMAAARFQLEAAGHIYTRLGNPTTDVLESRIAALEEGSASIVTASGQAAIFYSIANLAAVGDNIVVAKKIYGGTMVLFMHTLKRFGIEARVFDSDSADDLENFIDDKTRAIFFETLSNPQIAIPNFKKIVEIADKHGVVTITDNTVPTPIIFQPLNHGVDVVVHSASKYICGQGLSLAGAVVASKNLNAKLVGNARYAHFNEPDESYHGLVYAQMADKFDIYTLRMRVALVRDIGATISPFNSWQLIQGLETLSVRIERHSQNARKIAEFLNSHKYVKRVTYPTLKSDSEHEKAQKYFKDGMASGLMCFETDSYERAVKMLGKVKLFKIVVNIGDSKSLITHPASTTHQQLSSEELIKAGITKELIRISVGLENADDLIADLSQALE
- a CDS encoding HAD family hydrolase; the encoded protein is MKCVIFDMDGTLIDSAKAICETVNEVRRELGLEGDLAAEFIVKAINEPGRNLGLDFYGIDKPDMKLRDNFEAKFKKNYREYAAAYEGVDGLLAGLKEAGHFVALASNAPRYTLDEILQRSGIFKFFDLIVGVDENVPQKPDPAMLNLILKSGEFDKAIFVGDSKKDELAARNAGMKYINVCWGFGSKSPSCDNIFTVAEAALYIEKL
- a CDS encoding DUF2018 family protein — protein: MDYDIFSQSPREKFFEILFNANKNLVENELEKTFEKFIAMSEFCEKNGFDETAQNSFISQNQTLVNERLNDIYIGLSGDILSQNE
- a CDS encoding polyprenyl synthetase family protein, which translates into the protein MEKIDLIMKNFIAELGYEPANAMFARINSGKKLRSKLLLKIAGESEQSLKICAIIELIHLASLLHDDVIDDADTRRGSPSINASFGTKNAVMLGDILYSKGFYELSKFPHEIAGEISGAVSKLSVGEMMDVDLSAKFNEDKSAYETMIYYKTAVLIEAAAAVGAMLAGLDASNFKIYGKNLGLAFQIIDDILDVTQDAATLGKPNFSDFKEGKTTLPYIYLYESLNEADKDKLKSLFKKDLSESEQGWVRAKMNETGAIKKSIEVAKNLGEQAIKSVEKFNIDGLESIVKSMIDREF
- the hemA gene encoding glutamyl-tRNA reductase, which translates into the protein MHYASVSFTHKNTDISVREKLSFSNIERKNEILRLISSSQNINECMVLSTCNRVEIIASVKTVEGASKHIIACMSLICGIPFEELQSRADIYEDNGAVHHLFAVASSLDSLVIGETQIAGQLKEAYKFARANGKCGAKLGRAMEFAFKCAAEVRNKTEISKNPISVSSVAVAKAKEIFGTLNGMVAVIVGAGEMAELAAKHLIASGARTIIVSRNKERAKNLALTLGDNNEYDALSNVAQYINKYQIIFSATAAPHPVLIDSMVEPKEFKRYFFDIAVPRDIAITESENIKIYAVDDLQEIVNKNLALREEQAQIAYGIVGRNTAAFFQMLRELAVTPLIKGIREQAKECAERELAKALKKGYLKHSDKDEAYRLIHQVFRAFLHAPTINLKNLAGAAGSEAQLRAVGEIFNIAEQTPQEENNEFEWENE